A window of the Novosphingobium sp. EMRT-2 genome harbors these coding sequences:
- a CDS encoding type II toxin-antitoxin system RelB/DinJ family antitoxin: MAANALVQTRIDGAVKEEAATVLAAMGLTVSDAVRLMLTRVARDKALPFEPLVPNAETIEAMKEAREGKGKRFATVVDLMADLNADD, from the coding sequence ATGGCCGCAAACGCTCTTGTGCAGACCCGGATCGACGGAGCGGTGAAGGAGGAAGCCGCGACCGTGCTGGCTGCTATGGGGCTGACCGTCTCCGATGCCGTGCGCCTGATGCTGACCCGCGTTGCCCGCGACAAGGCCTTGCCGTTTGAACCGCTGGTGCCCAATGCCGAGACGATAGAGGCCATGAAGGAAGCGCGCGAGGGAAAGGGCAAGCGGTTCGCCACGGTGGTCGACCTGATGGCCGACCTCAATGCGGACGATTGA
- a CDS encoding DUF411 domain-containing protein has product MKTRLFVALLFLAMPGVALAASDIVVHRDPGCGCCEKWAQAVRAKLGRKVVMRDDASRSELQRKAGMPRTLASCHSAIVDGYMIEGHVPISDVKRLLATRPAGVKGIAVAGMPIGSEGMEVAGAARQPYTVVAFGSAGQRIFARH; this is encoded by the coding sequence ATGAAGACCCGCCTATTCGTCGCCTTGCTGTTCCTCGCCATGCCCGGCGTAGCGCTTGCGGCCAGTGATATCGTCGTCCACCGGGATCCGGGATGTGGATGTTGCGAGAAGTGGGCGCAGGCCGTGCGCGCGAAGCTGGGACGCAAGGTCGTCATGCGTGACGATGCGTCGCGCAGCGAGCTTCAGCGCAAGGCCGGCATGCCCCGGACGCTGGCATCTTGCCACAGCGCGATCGTCGATGGCTATATGATCGAGGGCCATGTCCCGATATCCGACGTCAAGCGCTTGCTGGCGACCCGTCCTGCGGGCGTCAAAGGCATTGCGGTTGCGGGGATGCCGATCGGTTCGGAGGGCATGGAAGTGGCAGGCGCTGCCCGCCAACCCTATACGGTGGTGGCCTTCGGCAGCGCCGGTCAGCGAATTTTCGCCCGCCATTGA
- a CDS encoding MFS transporter — translation MVIRGWPLEGSTANAPRDKAGSQANGRWPASFFVLLLAAAAASAGQTAILAFLPALVDPARGALSSSAHDFHVASLTAVHPLAALLAAPLWGWIADRVDYRAMLRAALVILALVTAPIGLVGLPELYALRLVAGMASAAIIPLGLLCASFAASGRADQARRFTWLTAFVFLGDLAGPLVAEVSAAILPRAPLMILALGIGAVGAALCAVRLPRWCAPCIDGGDLPAPTLGATLILLFITIVAGGGLAAMHVNLLVTRSAISLSREEIAWMLSLCGLGMLAAQIFHAKLDWLVTVPRRLAGLTLGLLAVALFMFPVAASMAELSGIIVAAGWSSATLRLVTSFWISGGGAPSGVKLGFQHSAASIGQALAPLAIAIVAPGAQPLVLWGIGGLSLALLVSLPLAWRPPAIVKSSA, via the coding sequence GTGGTGATCCGCGGATGGCCACTCGAGGGATCGACCGCGAACGCGCCGCGTGACAAGGCTGGATCGCAAGCCAACGGTCGCTGGCCGGCCTCCTTTTTCGTCTTGTTGCTCGCGGCGGCTGCGGCGTCGGCGGGACAGACGGCCATTCTCGCCTTCCTTCCGGCACTGGTCGACCCGGCTCGTGGCGCGCTATCGTCAAGCGCTCATGATTTTCATGTCGCGAGCCTGACCGCGGTCCATCCCCTGGCAGCCTTGCTGGCGGCGCCGCTCTGGGGCTGGATCGCGGACCGGGTCGACTATCGGGCGATGTTGCGCGCAGCGCTGGTCATCCTCGCGCTGGTGACCGCGCCGATCGGCCTCGTCGGGTTGCCTGAGCTTTATGCATTGCGTCTGGTGGCGGGGATGGCGTCGGCCGCCATCATACCGTTGGGCTTGCTCTGCGCGAGCTTTGCCGCAAGCGGGCGCGCGGACCAGGCGCGCCGCTTCACCTGGCTGACCGCCTTCGTGTTTCTGGGCGATCTCGCCGGTCCGCTGGTGGCGGAGGTCTCGGCCGCGATCCTGCCCCGCGCTCCCCTCATGATCCTCGCTCTCGGCATCGGTGCCGTCGGGGCGGCGCTTTGCGCCGTGCGTCTGCCGCGCTGGTGTGCACCTTGCATCGATGGCGGAGACCTGCCCGCGCCTACGCTCGGCGCGACGTTGATCCTGCTTTTTATCACGATCGTCGCGGGCGGCGGGCTGGCGGCGATGCATGTCAATCTCCTGGTGACGCGGAGCGCCATTTCGCTGAGCCGCGAAGAGATCGCCTGGATGCTCAGTCTCTGCGGATTGGGCATGCTGGCGGCACAGATCTTCCATGCAAAGCTGGATTGGCTGGTCACTGTGCCGAGGCGGCTTGCCGGATTGACGCTGGGCCTGCTGGCTGTGGCACTTTTCATGTTTCCTGTCGCCGCGAGTATGGCCGAGCTCAGTGGGATCATCGTTGCTGCCGGCTGGAGCTCGGCAACCCTTCGATTGGTCACCAGCTTCTGGATCAGCGGCGGCGGGGCCCCTTCAGGCGTGAAGCTCGGTTTCCAGCATTCCGCCGCCAGCATCGGGCAGGCGCTCGCGCCGCTGGCGATAGCCATCGTCGCTCCCGGGGCGCAGCCGCTCGTTCTGTGGGGGATTGGTGGTCTATCGCTAGCGCTGCTTGTGTCCCTGCCGCTAGCCTGGAGGCCGCCCGCCATCGTAAAATCATCTGCGTGA
- a CDS encoding copper resistance protein B encodes MIRIIPSRGIALGVALFLAPAITAPALAQDALPPSPAATPAQTATPDPNSPSAQGSQEHAGMDMPGMDMTDTKASGNGATMDMGSMQGGKAPPDARNSDDYADGYRNSTLPGYEMADKLSIPKILVDELEFTSGNEGQGVGWTVLVTKGQDNDKLWLRSQGLKNSRDQRLDPESSVEALWWHSKNPFWGTLLGVRQDLGKGATTWLAAGVEGLAPYWFDVQLTGYVGTDGRLAARAKASYEVLFTNRLILTPQVETNIYSKRSSDRQLGSGFSNVELSGRLRYEVSRKFAPYIGFVWERAFDGTADFRRLRREGPSEHRLVIGLRAWW; translated from the coding sequence ATGATCCGGATTATCCCCTCGCGCGGCATTGCTCTTGGCGTTGCCCTCTTCCTGGCGCCGGCGATCACGGCTCCCGCCCTCGCGCAGGATGCCTTGCCCCCGTCGCCCGCCGCCACCCCTGCCCAAACGGCCACTCCCGATCCAAACTCACCTTCCGCGCAAGGCTCTCAGGAGCATGCGGGCATGGACATGCCGGGCATGGATATGACCGACACGAAGGCGTCCGGTAACGGCGCCACGATGGACATGGGCTCGATGCAGGGTGGCAAGGCCCCGCCGGACGCGCGCAACTCGGACGATTATGCCGACGGCTATCGCAACTCGACGCTGCCGGGCTATGAGATGGCCGACAAGCTCTCGATCCCCAAGATACTTGTGGATGAGCTCGAGTTCACCAGCGGCAACGAGGGTCAGGGCGTGGGCTGGACCGTGCTCGTCACCAAGGGTCAGGACAATGACAAGCTCTGGCTGCGCAGCCAGGGGCTCAAGAACTCCCGCGACCAACGTCTCGATCCGGAGAGCAGCGTCGAGGCGCTGTGGTGGCACAGCAAGAACCCGTTCTGGGGCACGCTGCTCGGGGTCAGGCAGGATCTCGGCAAGGGTGCGACCACCTGGCTCGCCGCCGGCGTCGAGGGACTGGCGCCCTATTGGTTCGACGTCCAGCTCACCGGCTATGTAGGAACCGATGGGCGTCTCGCGGCGCGCGCCAAGGCCTCCTATGAGGTCCTGTTCACCAATCGGTTGATCCTTACGCCGCAGGTGGAAACCAATATCTATTCGAAGCGGTCGAGCGATCGGCAGCTCGGCAGCGGCTTCAGCAATGTCGAGCTGAGCGGACGGTTGCGCTACGAGGTGTCGCGCAAGTTCGCGCCCTATATCGGCTTCGTCTGGGAGCGCGCATTTGACGGCACGGCCGATTTCCGTCGCCTGCGCAGGGAAGGGCCTTCCGAACACAGGCTGGTGATCGGCTTGCGCGCCTGGTGGTGA